The following are encoded together in the Hydractinia symbiolongicarpus strain clone_291-10 chromosome 14, HSymV2.1, whole genome shotgun sequence genome:
- the LOC130625492 gene encoding uncharacterized protein LOC130625492, translating into MPLQKKKSPVRKFQDRIIFQKGCKYIGSVAITLLNGEERQHFVNEKLLEMKDVGKGVPVVLVITDEGIKVLKQNESAVKMAHGITRIAFSTCQPERRLFAYVAKSSSVDKKELIQAHMFKTKKNVHSQQLSLNLSKSFKMAYAKNTTKRKNRVQLFEIEANEQQVISDIQSRGKRWAKVEMAHGHEYSGHAVNARNSHSSDVNKLIADLGIDDTPTLPLTQDLNSKDDLCDNVFNAAPQNPNKKETSINQISNEKKVERNNNSISLKNNVHVVEDNKHRPKEKKKEFKSISEDQNSMESLNIKTACSSAKKHGFVSPIARFSDVINDVDLQSYQNVVLGKNGYHVVDDLTAQEYMQQVDAKNSKIPHTRSVQMDVSRFTMTEEELMKDSEWFQPGFSREIAEKILQNRSIGSFFIRESTSHLDSYVMTVKVPAHMKPMGVANFLLERVDGSFRIKGFSAIFPTLTDLVAHYGTVQEDIPCQLRLAHDNPLFLRRQYIDQPDAVNKTHNEHEDVDSDEYEDPDYENFDCNEDIMRELSLMQS; encoded by the coding sequence ATGCCACTGCAAAAAAAGAAATCACCagtgagaaagtttcaagatcgaataattttccaaaaaggaTGCAAATACATTGGCTCAGTGGCTATAACTCTGTTAAATGGTGAAGAGAGACAACATTTTGTCAATGAAAAATTACTGGAAATGAAAGATGTTGGTAAAGGTGTACCAGTAGTTTTAGTGATAACTGATGAAGGTATAAAGGTATTAAAACAAAACGAGTCAGCTGTGAAAATGGCTCATGGGATCACAAGGATAGCATTTTCGACATGCCAACCAGAACGGAGGCTGTTTGCCTATGTAGCTAAAAGCTCTTCTGTTGATAAGAAAGAGCTTATTCAAGCACATATGTTTAAAACAAAGAAGAATGTTCACTCCCAACAGTTAAgtttgaacttgtcaaaatcttttaaaatggcttatgcAAAAAATACTACAAAGAGGAAGAATCGCGTTCAGCTATTTGAGATTGAAGCCAATGAACAGCAGGTTATAAGTGATATTCAAAGTCGTGGTAAGCGATGGGCAAAAGTTGAAATGGCCCACGGTCATGAGTATTCTGGCCATGCGGTGAATGCACGGAACAGTCATTCTTCAGATGTAAATAAGTTGATAGCTGACCTTGGCATAGATGATACACCAACTCTTCCATTAACACAGGATTTAAATAGTAAGGATGATCTTTGTGATAATGTTTTTAATGCTGCTCCACAGAATCCAAATAAAAAGGAAACATCCATAAACCAAatttcaaatgaaaaaaaagttgaaagaaataataattccatttctttgaaaaataatGTGCATGTTGTTGAAGACAATAAACATAGACCAAAGGAGAAGAAAAAAGAGTTTAAAAGTATTTCTGAAGACCAGAATTCAATGGaatctttaaatattaaaacagcTTGTAGTTCTGCCAAAAAGCATGGATTTGTAAGTCCTATAGCTCGATTCTCAGATGTTATTAATGATGTTGACCTGCAAAGCTATCAAAACGTGGTTCTAGGTAAAAATGGTTATCATGTTGTTGATGATTTGACAGCACAAGAATATATGCAACAAGTTGATGCAAAGAATAGCAAGATTCCACATACTCGTTCTGTCCAAATGGATGTGTCACGATTTACTATGACCGAGGAAGAGTTAATGAAGGACTCTGAATGGTTCCAGCCTGGGTTTTCAAGAgaaattgctgaaaaaattttacaaaataggTCGATTGGGTCCTTCTTTATTCGAGAAAGCACAAGTCATTTGGATAGCTATGTTATGACAGTGAAGGTCCCTGCACATATGAAACCAATGGGTGTGGCCAACTTCTTGCTTGAGCGTGTTGATGGTTCTTTTCGCATTAAAGGCTTCTCAGCGATATTTCCCACACTTACTGACTTAGTTGCTCATTATGGCACTGTTCAGGAAGACATTCCATGTCAATTGAGGCTAGCACATGATAATCCTCTGTTTTTAAGGAGACAATATATCGATCAGCCTGATGCTGTTAATAAGACCCACAATGAACATGAAGATGTTGATTCTGATGAGTACGAAGATCCTGATTATGAGAATTTTGATTGCAATGAAGATATTATGAGGGAACTTTCCCTAATGCAAAGCTAA
- the LOC130625170 gene encoding uncharacterized protein LOC130625170, whose product MSKLMIGHLNINSIRNKFEHLNNLLCDKVDIFLVSETKLDGSFLNSQFHMDGFYPPFRNDRNQYGGGVMFYVRNNIVCREIDKSSLPEDIEAIFLEINLLSETKLDGSFLNSQFHMDGFYPPFRNDRNQYGGGVMFYVRNNIVCREIDKSSLPEDIEAIFLEINLRKQKWIVAGIYKPPSLNTKYFTRCIREFLSKINSDNIILISDFNAVEHDDDMLLFNSELRLKNLIKKPTCHKSLQNPSCVDHIWVSDSKRFHHTSILENDLSDYHDIVVTFLNVEIPKKDPKIINYRCYRLFNDEHFKHDLESLIASNNDLNYNDFNEQFSQLVSKHAPIKYKVVRNNNSPFITKAVRKEIMIPSRFKNIYNKHPSIKNWENFKRQRNKCVTVCRDAKRIYYTSLNMNNIFDNKKFWKTVKPILSNKCVKDTVQVIVENDQIIREKEHIANIINDHFVNVTNSLNIDGIPHENYNDIKNDIENVIKNYEQHPSIIWIKKHVTTTNKMSFKSIEIDIMKKYIGNLKENKSGPKGAIPPCFLKYYVDVHGEHINKLFEKSIVDEVFPGAMKLADIYPLFKNGDGSSKLNYRPVKSWRKDLDKGNAVGALLMDLSKAFDCVDHNLLIAKLHAYGFSKSALGLLRSYLTNRFQRVGIDGYFSLWKEIISGVPQAYLITALLYGDFQVEIYYIKLIAFIVEQIDFYATELKMNAESVFMKSSAKNC is encoded by the exons atGTCCAAACTTATGATTGGACACTTAAACATCAACTCAATCAGAAATAAATTTGAACATTTAAACAATCTCTTGTGTGATAAAGTTGATATTTTCTTAGTATCAGAAACAAAACTTGATGGAAGCTTTCTGAACTCACAATTTCATATGGATGGTTTTTATCCACCATTCAGAAACGATAGAAACCAATATGGTGGAGGTGTTATGTTTTAtgttagaaataacattgtttgcAGAGAAATCGATAAATCGTCCTTACCAGAAGATATAGAAGcaatatttttggaaattaaTTTAC TATCAGAAACAAAACTTGATGGAAGCTTTCTGAACTCACAATTTCATATGGATGGTTTTTATCCACCATTCAGAAACGATAGAAACCAATATGGTGGAGGTGTTATGTTTTAtgttagaaataacattgtttgcAGAGAAATCGATAAATCGTCCTTACCAGAAGATATAGAAGcaatatttttggaaattaaTTTACGTAAACAAAAATGGATTGTTGCTGGCATTTATAAACCACCATCCTTGAATACTAAATATTTTACAAGATGCATTCGTGAGTTTCTTTcgaaaattaattctgataatattattttaataagtGATTTCAATGCTGTTGAACATGACGATGATATGTTACTTTTTAATTCAGAGTTGCGTTTAAAAAACCTCATTAAAAAACCAACGTGTCACAAATCATTACAAAATCCATCATGTGTCGATCACATATGGGTGTCTGATTCTAAACGATTCCACCACACCAGCATTTTGGAAAACGACCTTTCTGATTATCACGATATAGTTGTAACTTTCTTAAATGTGGAAATACCAAAGAAAGAtcctaaaattataaattatcgtTGTTACAGACTTTTTAATGACGAACATTTTAAACATGACCTTGAGTCACTTATTGCATCAAACAATGACTTAAATTACAACGACTTTAACGAACAATTCAGTCAGTTGGTCAGCAAACACGCCCCTATAAAATACAAAGTTGTTAGAAATAATAACTCCCCATTTATAACAAAAGCAGTACGAAAGGAGATAATGATTCCATCGagatttaaaaatatctacaaTAAGCACCCTTCTATTAAAAACTGGGAAAACTTTAAAAGgcaaagaaacaaatgtgtCACTGTTTGTAGAGACGCGAAAAGAATTTATTACACATCACTAAATATGaacaacatttttgataacaaaaagTTCTGGAAAACTGTAAAGCCGATACTTTCCAACAAATGTGTAAAAGATACAGTCCAAGTAATAGTTGAAAATGATCAAATAATTCGTGAAAAAGAACATATAGCAAATATAATAAATGATCATTTTGTTAATGTCACGAATTCTTTGAATATTGATGGAATTCCGCACGAAAACTATAACGATATTAAAAACGATATTGAAAACGTCATCAAGAATTACGAACAGCATCCAAGTATAATATGGATAAAGAAACATGTTACCACTACCAACAAAATGAGCTTCAAATCAATTGAAATTGACATCATGAAAAAGTATATTGGTaacctaaaagaaaacaaatctgGTCCCAAAGGAGCAATTCCACCATGTTTCCTCAAATATTACGTCGATGTGCACGGAGAACATATCAACAAGCTGTTTGAGAAATCTATTGTCGATGAAGTTTTCCCTGGAGCAATGAAATTGGCTGATATTTATCCACTATTTAAAAACGGAGATggttcatcaaaattgaattatcGTCCTGTTA AATCGTGGCGAAAAGATCTTGATAAAGGAAATGCTGTAGGGGCGCTATTGATGGATTTGAGTAAAGCATTTGATTGTGTGGATCATAATCTGTTAATAGCGAAACTACATGCATATGGTTTCTCAAAAAGTGCTTTAGGTCTTTTAAGGAGTTATCTCACCAATCGGTTCCAAAGAGTCGGAATTGATGGCTATTTCAGCTTGTGGAAAGAAATTATTAGtggtgttccacaag cATATTTAATTACTGCCCTCTTATATGGGGATTTTCAAGTGGAGATCTACTACATAAAGTTAATAGCATTCATAGTAGAGCAAATAGACTTTTATGCGACAGAATTGAAAATGAATGCAGAATCAGTATTCATGAAAAGTTCTGCCAAAAATTGTTAA